GGATGGAGCAGCTCCGCGCCGAAGCGCAGGAGTTGATCGGCCGCGGCGAGCAGCCCAGCGAGCAGATGGAGCAGGAGCTCGACACGCTGCTGCAAAAGGTGCAGGGCAACTCCCTCTACCAACAGTTTGTCGCGGCCAACGAGAACTTCGACAAGGTGATGGTGCAGGTGAACCAGTGGATGCTCGAGGGCATCCGGAAGGGTGCGACGAGCTCGATCATCACGCTCGGGTGAGCAGCGTGTCGCGCGGCCGGCTGTTGGTATTCGAGGGCGGCGAGGGGGCGGGGAAGACCACCCAGCTCCGTCGACTCGTCGCACGCCTCGAGGCGGCCGGCATTCCGCACGCGATGTTTCGCGAGCCCGGAGGCACGGCCACGGGCGATCGGATCCGCGAGCTGCTCTTGCACGCGGACGTGGCGCTCGCACCGGGCGCGGAAGTGGCGCTGTTCATCGCCTCGCGCGCGCAGCTGCTGCACGAGATGGTGCGGCCGGCCCTCGCGGAGGGACGGCACGTGCTGCTGGACCGCTACCTGCTCTCGACCTACGCCTACCAGATCCACGGTCGCGGACTGCCGGAGGACGAGGTGCGCGCGGCAAACCGTCTCGCCATCGCGGATCTGGTACCCGATCTCACCTTGCTACTGCGCGTGCCGGTGGCGGAAGGCTTGGCCCGCGCCGCGCAGCGCGGTGCGGCCGACCGCTTCGAACGCGCCGACCGCGGCTTCCACGAACGCGTGCTGTCCGCCTTCGACGCCTTCGCGGATCCGGCCTGGCAATCCGCGCATCCGGAGTGCGGGCCCATCGTCTCCATCGACGCCGTGGGCAGCGAGGATGACGTCGAGCAGCGCGTGCTGGACACCTTGAACCTGCGCCTGCCGGCG
This window of the Gemmatimonadaceae bacterium genome carries:
- a CDS encoding YlbF family regulator, producing MLQDKAVEVGRLIGQSAEYQAVKRANEALNGDREVVTALQRMEQLRAEAQELIGRGEQPSEQMEQELDTLLQKVQGNSLYQQFVAANENFDKVMVQVNQWMLEGIRKGATSSIITLG
- the tmk gene encoding dTMP kinase, translated to MSSVSRGRLLVFEGGEGAGKTTQLRRLVARLEAAGIPHAMFREPGGTATGDRIRELLLHADVALAPGAEVALFIASRAQLLHEMVRPALAEGRHVLLDRYLLSTYAYQIHGRGLPEDEVRAANRLAIADLVPDLTLLLRVPVAEGLARAAQRGAADRFERADRGFHERVLSAFDAFADPAWQSAHPECGPIVSIDAVGSEDDVEQRVLDTLNLRLPALSTAAGVRA